A region from the Triticum aestivum cultivar Chinese Spring chromosome 3D, IWGSC CS RefSeq v2.1, whole genome shotgun sequence genome encodes:
- the LOC123075884 gene encoding uncharacterized protein: protein MARQLVGLFAAALVAAGAVAAAGAGLPSNFAMITPRGPLLGKRDAGEYCGKRKCMAKCESRCPDQCFVLCPSCKTLCMCDYYPGISCGDPRFTGGDGNNFYFHGKKDQDFCVLSDVDLHVNAHFIGTHNPATGRNFTWIQAIGIRFADHRLLVGAKRTVKWSNRVDRLEIGLDDETIDLPAKLDARWESAAVAGLTITRTATTNGIRVQLKGVFDIMASVVPVTEKDSRIHNYGVTEDDCLAHLDIGFKFHDLTDDVHGVLGQTYRSDYINKLRVSASMPVMGGITSYVSSDIFSTDCAVARFGRRTSISMVASSDS, encoded by the exons ATGGCGCGGCAGCTCGTAGGTCTTTTCGCAGCTGCTTTGGTGGCCGctggcgccgtcgccgccgcagggGCGGGACTGCCGTCCAACTTCGCCATGATAACCCCACGGGGACCGTTACTAGGGAAGCGGGACGCGGGGGAGTACTGCGGCAAGAGGAAGTGCATGGCCAAGTGCGAGAGCCGCTGCCCGGACCAGTGCTTCGTCCTCTGCCCCAGCTGCAAGACGCTATGCA TGTGCGACTACTACCCGGGCATCTCCTGCGGCGACCCGCGCTTCACCGGTGGCGACGGCAACAACTTCTACTTCCACGGCAAGAAGGACCAGGACTTTTGCGTCCTCTCCGATGTTGATCTCCATGTCAATGCCCATTTCATTGGCACACACAACCCCGCCACGGGTCGTAACTTCACCTGGATCCAGGCCATTGGCATCCGCTTCGCGGACCACCGCCTCCTCGTCGGTGCCAAGAGGACCGTGAAATGGAGCAACCGCGTCGACCGTCTTGAGATTGGCTTGGACGACGAGACCATCGATCTCCCTGCCAAGCTCGACGCGCGTTGGGAGTCGGCAGCCGTGGCAGGCCTGACCATCACGAGAACCGCCACGACCAATGGCATCAGAGTGCAGCTCAAGGGGGTGTTTGACATCATGGCCAGCGTGGTGCCCGTCACGGAGAAGGACTCTCGCATCCACAACTACGGTGTCACGGAGGACGACTGTCTGGCTCACTTGGACATCGGTTTCAAGTTTCACGACCTCACCGACGATGTGCACGGCGTCCTTGGTCAAACGTACCGTTCTGACTATATTAACAAGCTTAGGGTGAGCGCTAGCATGCCGGTGATGGGCGGCATAACCAGCTATGTATCATCGGACATCTTTTCCACTGATTGCGCGGTTGCTAGATTTGGTCGCCGTACCAGCATCTCGATGGTTGCATCAAGTGATAGTTGA